Below is a genomic region from Oreochromis niloticus isolate F11D_XX linkage group LG13, O_niloticus_UMD_NMBU, whole genome shotgun sequence.
GCCAGACTTGCAGTGTGGTCATTAATGTTGCAGAGCAGTCACCACTTGGATTCCATTCGTACGGTATTTTAAGTGTCTGAAgtcacttattattattatcattagtattattattattattgttattacatttttaagagaCCCTGTTCAAACAACTGAGCAGCTTCTTCTTTAGAGACAATGGAAAGGGCGTTTTAATGGTGTAGAGCAGACAGTGTTTCAGCATGTCTATGAATAATTGATGTATCCTCCTCAGTGTTTTTTGTGTCTCCTGTGACTAGTTGCAATATTATGCCTCAATAGATACTGACAAGTCAATTCAATGCAGGACTATGCTCCATTAGAAAGAGGTAGATAAGCGTAGGTTTAATGGCAGTGACTCTACAACTGATGATGCaaaatgttgttattacatCTGTTGAGATTAGATATGGATGTTTACAGTCTTCGTTGTTTTTCAGATAAAACAATATCTTAATCACTCTTTCCTTCATTTCAACACTGCAGAACGCTCACTGGAGTAGTGGCACCGTCTCTTTTGGTCAGGTTTCTATGCACTGCTCTCCCCACTTGTGCCTTTGGAAGCACACATGTGTTGCTGTTATGTGGCTCGGCAGCCTCAGTGTAGAAGCTTCGTGTAGCATCACAGCATCTTTACTTCACCTCACGAATCATTAACACTTTGACATCTCTGAAAGCATTTGTTTCATGACTGAAGGCAGATTTAGCCCTTGGTTAAAATTGTGAAGATTACATGAGGAGATGTGAAACTGTTACTCATAACATTACTGTTGATTGAGTGCTtgacttttcagtttttctgattttttttttctttttcttccagcTTATGTAGTGTATCTCCCTCTGTTTCAAtctctgctttctcttttttattcatctcagtctttctctctctctctccgccAGCCTCCTCTCATCAGGCTGGTCAGCCACTCCCTTCAGGGCTTTTTCACACTCATGCTGTTGTTTTTCTCATTGCTCTCTGTGTTCCTCTCCTTTCCCCACCTTTCGTCCCGTTACTGCACTGATGGGGGTCAGGTGCTGGCCGGGATGATAGCAGAGCCTGCTTTTCTCTCTGAGTATACTATCTTTGCTCTGGACCATTCAAAACGACCCCAAACGGCCCAGGTAGCCAGTGTGGTGAGTTTGTCCTCACTTCCTGCCTCTTtcatctttcttcttctcctcctcctcttgccCCGTTCCTTCCTCCCGTCTTCCACGCCTTTGGGGAATCGGTAGAGGACTGTTGCCCAAGTAGGGACAGCTTGTTCCCTGCTCTCCATCTCCTGTTTGCTTTGGATTTAGTAGCAAGAAGGCATCTCATATGTAGGTTAATTTTGCATCTACTGGGTTGTGGTTTACACTGTAGGATAGAAGCTTCTGTGCTTTTTGCcccatgtttgtttgttgtccCTTCTTTCAGTTTGTGATCTgtcaaagaaatgaacagtgcCCATTTGTCTTTAGGTGATCTTTGCTGCTTGCCCTAGAGACCCTTGTAGATCCTTGTAGACCCTTAAATCCTGATATGTTGTCTGATGGCCTTTGTCCCTTCTCCcctgaagtctgtttatttggagAGTTGAGATTTTTCTTTATGGGACAAGtttttaacaaattaaaattgaaaattttTGTCTAACTCtctaagtaaacaaacacatccAAATAGCTGTTTCTTTATCTAAGATATATTTGATGTGACAAATGAAAATTGGTATTGCTTGTAACTGCTTATTAATTACTGTTATTAAAGTTAAGGTCTATTTTTTTTGACATTGTCAGTAGATACTAAGCACCAGTCGTAAGAACATATGGGTCGTCCGTATTCAAATACATACATTTGTACACACAGCTCTTCAAAGCATTTTCTAGACTGCATAAGTCTGCTTTGTAACTAGGTTTGTAGCAGGTAAATGGAGCTCAGTGTGAGGGTCATGTGTCAGTAAAGTTGAGACATTGTTTAATTGTCTCTTAACTCTGCTTGCTCATTTTAAATGCCAATATAGCCCAGTATGCACCCCAGCTGCTGTCATTAACCAGGATTTGCGTGGATATTGTGAGATAATGTAGTGATTATAAAACAAGGAGTTTATTACTTCAGCACAGCTGCTTCAGAATGACTGCCAGTCAACTTGTAGTGTTATTGTGCCAGTTATCtcagaacaaaatgaaaaatatgcaaatgaaaGCAACTATTTAATGCATTCGactgcaataaaatacaaacctCAAGAGACTGAACTGAGATGGTATAAGTCAGCGGTCTGGCTGTGTTTAAGTGGAGCCATGAATATTTTGAATTTATTAACAATGTCTTGACTATCTCATAGTGATTTATTTGGTTGATCTGTCTGATTCACTTCTTGCTAGATGCTGCTTATGAACTGTAGTTTGGAAAGAGGGGAAGCCTTAAGTTCTGCTGCCCCTTCATTATGTTTATGGTTAATGACACTGATTAAGATGCAGTTACTCTTTGACCTTTTCATCGTTCTTTTATGTAACCTTTGTTTTGATATTTGCATGATATGTAATTTAAAAGTCAAAGTCTAAAGGGATCATTAGATTCCCGGTATAGAGTCGTAGGAGTTTTGATGTGCGAAAGCCACAGATACAAATGTCCATCACAGTCACTTTCACATGTTAGCGATGTGACATAATCTTGATTTTTGGATctcattatatttacatttacccATGAAATCAtttcatagattttttttttttaatatttgtttttcgtttttgtgtttttacttgttCTGCTAGCTATGTTTGTCTGTTGACTGGAGGCTTCTGTCttaatttttctttatatttgtaCTGGTACTTTGTGGAGTTGGTGATAGTAACTCTTCTGAGTCACAACGTTTTGTGGTCTGTGATCTGttttgaatttggtttctgaTTTGTCCCTGTGAGAATTTAGTTTGAGCTTGTGGTCCTGAAATAGAGGCACTCAGGACCCTGTGAGTGCCCTGGTTTGGTAGGTTTACATTTGGTGTACCGTTCCGCAGTAATTATCCATGAGTCATTGTCCATGTTTTTTAACATGACTGAAAATAGGCATGCATGAAGGGCATAATAGTGAAAGGCAATGCAATAAATAGTCCCTTATAACCTCCAGCAAAACCAGTCTTGGCGAGGAACGGCCATCTGGGGGTGATGggaaataaaagagaaataagAGCACAGGGACACAGGACGAATATAAAGGCGCTAATGCAGTTGTCTTGCAAACAAACAAGTTCCTTTTTATTGCTACTCACTCAGACACCTTGTATGTCATTGAAGTCTTGACAATAAAACTTTAGCAAAGGTCACATTTCTTAAAAGATTGAggcctgctgtgtttgtttacatgctgacattcttttttcttttcactacTTCTGCTGACTCTTTGCTTTATACCCAAATTCTTCTTGTTCCTCACACAGATGTACAATAACTAAATAgatccacttaaaaaaaaagtctagtGGTAGTGGTCAATGGGGTCTTGATCATAATCACGAAGCTCTTGACAGACTTGCTTGAAGTCAAGCGTTCACATGACTAGCTGTGCAGACGAAGCGGAAACAAGTAATCCACAGGAAGGAGTAGCTTGGAGCTGGACAAGGGAGGAGAAGAGTTGCTGACTTTGATGCTGCTTCTAACAAATCAACTAAACCAACTAAGCTGCTAAATGTTCCCTCACGTCAGTTGCAACGTTGTCCTCCTGTAATGCAGCTGCACACAGCACTGCCAAGCATCTTTAATTCAAACGCAGCTCTCCTACTTGACTTTTAACTATTTGTTCTGACCTCATGGCTGTTGTGTAGTTTTGTCTTAACCCCTTTTTGTTTATTCTACAGTAGAGATGCCTTCTTTTGTGTATTTAACCCCTCTGTTTTTTTCCAAGTTGCATGAGGGTACCCATTGCCCCTGCATTGCTCCCAGCAATACTAATATTGCTCCCTCCAGAGTAATCAGGGAGAGCCACGCTGGGTGTGGATGACTAACTGGCCCAGGACAAGCTTGCTGGTACAGCTGCCCTTTTCCTCATaatttcatctttattttttggTCTTTAGAGTGCCTCTAAAGGTGCATTGAGGTCTCCCAGAGGCAGCATCAATGGGGATGGAAGTGCTTCTCCTCATGTAAGAGTATTACCAAGCCTCCTCTTTAATCTCTTCAATGTGATGTTACAGTGTTTTTGCACATTCATTAATGAGTTTGAGATTTTTAtgtcttttgttttggtttgtaaCAGAAAGAGGAGCCACAGTCATTTGCCCAGAAACTACAGCTGAAAGTGCCCTCAGTGGAGTCGTTGATTCGTAGCGGAGCCAGTCGGGCGGAAAATCTGTTTCGCTCTCCATCTAAAGACAACCTGGTCCGAACTTCATCACGCGAGTCCCTGACTCCTTTGGGAGAAAACGAGTCCCCCAGTGCCCCGGCATATGATCCACCCTCGGACATTGAGAGCGAGGCCGAGGAGCCACCAGGAAGTGTAGAGTCTCTGTCCAAAGAGCAGTTGTTGCACCGAATGCTTAGAGTAGAAAGGAGCCTGGGGAAGTACAGGGGGAAGTATTCGGAGGTGAGAAACAGACAGGATGCTTGAAGACTAAAGTGTAAAGTCTGTACATGAATATAACTCCTACTCATTTTTACATCTTTGTCATGTAGCTGGTTACTGCGTACCGTACCGTACAgcgagaaaaagaaaaaacgcaGGTaaattttacatgtttttttttttcttttctttgttttgcagtatttttctCACCTGATGTTTTTTGGAAAAAGAGAATAACATTTGAACTGATCCAACGTTCACTTTTGTTCTCCCCAGGCCATCCTCAGTCAGAGTCAAGATAAAGCACTGCGCAGGATAGGGGAACTACGGGAGGTATGACTATATGCTAtggatgtttttgtgtctttagattaaaatatttttttaaattaatataaacTGCACAAATGAATGAACATACTGAATACTCTACTGTATAGGAGCTTCAGATGGACCAACAGGCCAAGAAACACCTGCAAGATGAGTTTGATGCTGCGCTAGAGGAGAAAGACCAGATGATCACTGTGCTACAAACACAGGTGTGTGGATGGCGGTGGGAAAATTAGCCAAAGCTTTTCTGCTGTTTAGGATTACAACTTTATAAGTATGGCTTATTTTAAGCACTGTACAAACCCAGAACAGTGTTTAaatgtaactttaaaaaaaattaactttaAAACCTGCTTTAATGATAATTTCACATTAATGCTTTCAGTTTAAGCATGATAATCACTGCAGTGATGTTCTGGTATAAATGGTTCTtgagttttaaataaatgtgacgTTATTTAAAATCAGAGACAAATGATGTGCAGAGGttttgtatttaaaagtttCTCAGACCAAACAGGAATGCTTCACTTGCCTTGAAAATTAGTAGGTTACCCGCAATCAAAAAGCTGAAAGAACCATGTAATGCACAAACAGTCATGTAAAAATCAAGAGTTGTTTGAGACTGCATATCTACATCATGCAAATTTGTCCATACAGTTTTAGTCGTCCTGCTAACGAACAGCCAAATGGACAAAACCTCCATAGCAGGAGTAATGAATCTGTATAACTATAACTCTGAGTTCAATTGCGGGGAACAATAACAGATCTATCTCAAGTTGCCAAAGGGACTgtgattcatttatttatctttgttcCTCTAAGGTTGCTCTGTTGAAGAAACGGATCCAAGTGGGCCCCGATGGCTCGCTGTCGCCTGAAGGAGAGGTTCGTCAGTCTGAAGCTGCTGAAGTCTCTGCTTCTCCCACACAGAGTCCTTTGAAGGAGCACGAAGTAGAGCCTGAAGTCACTGAGGGTaagtgtgtttattaaaatatatgGTTATTTAGTTGCCTCTAGTAAGGAGTCATGCTGTGTgagcaaattttttttttttctaagcagTGAATTTTAATTTCTGGACAGGAGAGGGCAACAGTGATCCAACTAAACTCATGGAGGCTTTGCAGAAGAGAGTGAAGAGGCAAGAAAACTTGCTGCAGAAGTGCAAGGAAGTTATGCGTACGCACAAGGAGCGAAGTGCCCAGCTTAGCAGTGAGAATGAAACTCTGCAGGAGCAGCTGCAGGAGCGACTGCAGGAGTTGGAGAAGATGAAGGTGGTTACCCTGTGTTTTTCAGAAATGATAGAAGAGTTGGAGTGTAGTTATACTGTAATATTAGGATGCTTTCAGTCAAACAAAACTATAAATTTTAGATTAAATATACACAGAATTACAGCAACAATAAGTTAAAGTACCCAGATATTTCAAACTGATTTCCCAGAGATGATCGCTTGGTATAAACTGAGTAGTAAACTATAATTATAAAGAGGTTTGATTAAAGTAGGGATGGGCGGTAAAGACTGAGGAGTGTGTTTAGAGGAATTAATACTGTGCCGCAAACTGTCTGCCAGAGTCTTTATGGTCCACTGAGTATGTGACTCCATTATCTCGTGACACAGCAGATCGCTGTGGTTCTCAGAGTCCGAACATCCAAATTCTCTGGCTAAGCTCCAGAGTAAGGGTTCATGTCATGTCAGCGTGACATGTCAGCGTGACATGACTGAGCCATTGTTTTCATTGATTTCAAAACATTTTGCTGCAGTGGTATGATCGGCTCGTGTAGCTTGTCCTTAGTCGCTCTGATGTTTTGCAGCGCATGATAACAAGTGGTTGTTGTAACAAAGCCATTGAAATAATAGACAGTTTGTATGTGCCGTCGCTTGATTGACTTGCTTTCATTTATTGCCATAatttggggggggttttgttttgtttttttgtatgaatCCGCAGCTTGTTTGGGAATGGAGGCCTGTCCTTTGTCAGGGAAAGCAGAGGTTAACAGGCGTTTAGCCCTCCTAAAACAGCATGACTGGATCCTGGAACTGCTGGGCTCTCCTTCTCCCTTGCTTCAGACAAATATCCCATAAAGCAGAACATCTGTCTACTTTTCCAGACCCTAACTTCAACTATTTTTGAATTCACGTGTTAACTGTGTGATGCAGTCCTTGAGTATTGTATGCTATTTGGtctttctttgtctctttgTTTATTCATATGATACGTTTTGACATTATAAAAACATTCTGTTAATCACAGTGCAGCATACATACTCATGCCGTTGGCACACTTGTGTCAAACAACAGAGAAACATTGCCCAGCATTTCCTGTTTAGTAACTGCTTGTTAAAGTGCGGTGCCACAGAGACATGGCTACTACATGCCACGGTTGCAAGAGTGAGCTGTAATTTGGGTTGACTTGTTGGTTTAGTTGGCCATGTATACACACTGGTTGTTTGGCTTGTGGGTGAGGCATCCTGGGTGGTACAGAAAGAATCTGATTGGGAAGTTATCAGAGCAAACACATATACAGGATGCAGGAAGCGGTGCATTGTGAAGTGGCATTCATGCCATTAGGACACGtgtgacatttttaatttttaattttttttaagtcgattgttttgtctttaaagGAACTACACACAACAGAGAAGACTAAGCTGATCACTCAGCTGCGTGATGCCAAGAATCTTATTGAACAGCTGGAGCAGGACAAGGTTAGTGAGGAGCTTTGAGATCTGGATTGAAGGTTCTTCTATTTCAGttacatgtgtatgtgtgtgggcgCGTGTGTGTTTTTACTCTGCTGTTGAGTAGCTTCAGACTCATATTGTTTAGCTTAAACTTTGACCCCAGCACTGCAGGATGGATAGCAGTTCTGCGAGGAATGCTGAAAGCTCTTAAAGCCGTAACACAATTAATAGCACAGGGCTGAGTTTTACAGCCTTGGTTCATGGAGAGCAGATCAACATAAGCTTTAGTGTTGATTCCTGTGCTCAGGGTGTACAGGTAAAGGgatgatttttctttcatggggtactggttttttgttttttagggaATGGTCATTGCTGAGACCAAACGGCAGATGCATGAGACGCTGgaaatgaaagaagaggagaTTGCACAGCTGCGCTCCAGGCTCCAGCAAGCTATAGCCCAGAAAGAAGTAGTACaggaacagaaagaaaaggCTGAGAAATCAGGTACGTGCTGTCCATGTCAGGTAATGTACAgaaaaattctgttttttctagatatgtttgtgatttttttttttttttttttttccccctccaatAGCTTTTGAGGAACTTGAACGAGCACTGGGTGTAGCACAGAGGGCAGAGGAGGCTCGAAAACAGCTGCAGGTTCAGCTGGAGGAGCAAGTGAAAGAAATCGAACAGGCCAGTGAGGAAGAGAGGAAGAGTCTGCAGCAGGAACTCACACGAGTCAAACAGGAGGTTGTCACCATCATGAAGGTCAGGAAAGGACTTCTcctgaatatttatttattgactgAATAAGTCATTTGCTGCAGTCATATTTCTAGCTTTATCCAAAGAGTTGACTTCTTTGGTAGTTTCTTTGATAATGACATATTGTAGCCACAGAAGTACCAACATTGACTAAGTAGTGTAAGcatttacattaaaaagaaTTTAGTGCGTATAAAATGTTCCACTGCTGTCATGGAGAGCAGTAATATCACTTTGTTTCACGAGCTATGATcctctgtatttatatttaccattcatatttttttaaccaataTTAGAAATCATCAGAGGAAACTGTGGCCAACATGGAAAAGCTCCACAGTGAAGCTTTGGCAGCTAAAGAAGAAGAGATGAAAGAGAAAATCAGCAAAGCTGCGGTTGGTGCAAAATGTTTTCCCTTATTCAGTTTAGCAACAAAACCACTGTatcaaataagaaaaatataactttaatatttttatttttttaaatgctgtttaGGAGCAGTGCAAAGAGGAGTTTGCACAGCTGGCTAAGGAACAGGAACAGCAGGCCGCTCTGGCTCTGGAGGACGCAGAGTTACAGAAGACGGCTTTAAGGACAGAAGCTGATAATAAGGTTAAGGAGATCCAGCTGGAGCTTGAAGCTGCAAGGActgtgagtttgtttgtttggtttttttttttttgctttgtttttaatattgagAAAAGCAACAGCTGCAGAGCTTCGTTTTTACCTGTTTATTGCATCTCTGTGGATGTAACATGTTCTTTCATGTTGAATCTGCTAATCACTGACCAATTGCTTTGAGGTTCAgaacttatttttatttaattagtttGCAAAGTAACTTGTGTATGCTTGTGTTTATTTGGTTCTGCAGTAACACGCCAGACACACAGAAGTGAGCAATTTTCAATGTGTAAATATTTTCACAGTCTACATTTAATATGTAATGCTGTCAAGCATTAAATCCTTATGTACTTGAAGGTTTTACAAAGTTGGTTGTAATTGAACTGTGTCACAGctttattgttaaaaaaatatcttaatAACCGTCAATGTGTTTTTATAGCTGTGTCAGTTCTGTGAATGATTAACTGTAGCAGCTTAGCGGAAGAATCTAACCACCTCCATGTATGTGATTGCAGCGGATATTGGAACTGGAGAGCTCTGTGAACAAGATCTCACAAGAAGAAGCGGGTCTCTCCCATGAACTTTCAAGTCAGCTGGAGGAACTgaagaataaacacaaagagcaAATCTCTGCATTAGAGGAAAAGCACCACGAGCAGCTGGAAAAGCACAAGGGCACCCTAACCCAGCAGCATAATGCTGCCCTTGAGGAGCTCAAGGAAAGACACGGGGCCGAAATGGAAACCCTTCTGAAAGACAAGGAGCTGCAGTTCCAAGCGCATGTCAAAGAGATGAATCAGAAAACTCTAGAGAAGCTGGATGCAAAGCAGGCAGAGTTAGAGGCGCTCTCTGCTGAGCTTTCAGAGGTGCTGAAAAGTAAACAGCTTTTGGAGGAGAAGCTGTCGGCTGCTGAAGATGCTCATAGTTTAGCGCTACAGGAACACGAGACGAGGTTTCAAGATCAGGTGTCAAAGCACAGCGAAGAGCTTGAAAATGTCAGACGTGAGCATGATCAGTCGCTTGGCGGAATAGAGAAAACTCTGAAGGAGGAGCTTAATGCATTGAAAATTGTTCTGAATGAAAAGGAGAAGGAAATTGAACAGCACGtgcttaaagaaaaaacactacAGGAGGAATCACATTCCACTGCACAAGACCTAGAAAGCAAGATTAAAGAATTGGAAGCGCTGCAGAAAACTTTATCAGAATCCCAGCTGGAAATTGAGAGTTTAAAGGAATCTAATGCACAGTTAAATAAGATAACAGAAGATCTTGATAAGTGCAAGAAAGAACTGACAGATCTGGAGTACCAGTTGGAAGCTGCAAAGAATGAATGCCAACAAAAAGAGAAATCCCTTCAAGAAACTGAGCATCAGTTAGAAGAGAGCAGGAAGGAGCTCTTGGAGAAAGAGAAGTCATTTACATCAGAACTGAACACTAGGCTGGAAGAACAAACACGCCTCAAGAAACAGCTGGATGACGAAAAAGCTGCCCATGAAGCAAAGCTGAAAAACACTATAACTGATATGGAAGGTAAACTGAAATCACAGGAAACCAAAATGGAAAATATCAAACAGAAGGCAAAAGAAATGCAagagaaatttaagaaaaaGCTTCAGCAGAATGAAGAAAACATGAagaaggagcttgcaaagaaggAAGAGGAGCTTCAGAAGAAAGAACAACAAGTTCAGGAGAAAATCTTAGAGATGGCCCAGAAAAGTTCCCAAGGCCTCAGCAATACAGTGTCGGAGCTGCAGGTTAACCATAAGGAGGAAGTGGAGAAACTACATGCCACTCATAAGCATGAGATTGAAGAGCTGGAGCGCCGTTGGCAGGAGCGGTTAGGACAGCAGGAGGAAGAATTAATGGAGAAACATTCAGTCATACTGCAGGAGAAGGTCCAGGAGCTGGAAGAAGTGTCTCAGCAGCTTAGCAGAAGCAGAGCGGAGAATGAGCAAGTAATGGGTGAAATAAGGGGTTTAAAGGAGGACCTGGCGATCCGAGAAACCACTGTGCAGAAGCTGCAAGAAGAGCTTAATGAAGCAGCGCTTAAACTTGAAAGTTTGGCAAAGAGTGAAGCGTTGCTAAAAGAACAAATGGAGTCAGTGGAGAGGAACCTTAACCAGGCGCTCGGTGAGAGAAACGCCCTCCAAGACAAGCTGAACGAGACGGAGgaagagagcagagagaagCTGAAGGCTTGGTCAGATAAGTTGAATGAAGCGGAAAAACAGCTTGAAGTGCTGGAAGGTGCCAGATGTAAGGAAAGTGCAGACTTGCAGAGTAAATTTGAGGAAACTTCCATCCAACTGAATGCCAAGGAAGCAGAGTTACAGCAGCAAATGATTAAGATGAGCAACCAAATGAGCCATTACTGTAAGGAGGTTCAGTCGAAAGTTGAGTGTGGATCTAATGAACTTCAGCAAAAAGTGGAGAGTAGGTTGAAAGAGCTGGAAGATAAACTGCTCTCTGGTCAGAAAAAGGTGGGACATCTCAAAAACATTATCCTTACTAAAgcagatcaaatttgcactttagAGGAGAGTGTTCGCCAGCAAACCGAGGAGAATAAAAATCTATGCATTTCATTAGAACAGATGACTGCTCAGGTAAATGCTCATATGGAGCACATCAAAGCCTTAACACATGAGGGAGAGACTCATTCTCAGTCCATTAGTGAGCATGTACAGAAGATTGAGGAGCTCAGCCAAGCAAACAGAGTCATATCAGAAACTTTGAAAGCAAATGAGCTGCATATCAGTAGCTTGGAAAGCGTCGTCTGTGACTTGAAAAATCAGCTAGCAAGTAACataaaagagaaggaggaagccATAAATCAGCTGAAGCAGCAGTATGAAGAGGAGAGGCAAAAGGCTGCTGCTCAAATGGAGAGACTGGATCAGGAGAGACAGTCTGCTTTAGAGCAGGCGGATACACTCAGGACCAGTCTGTCTGAGTTAGAGATGAAATTCACACAGAGCGACAACACTACTGGATCTCTGCAAGCCCGGCTTGAAGAGCTGGAGCGAGAGATCGCTGAAAAGAATGAAGCTCTGCAGCGGCTGACAGCAACAATTGACAATCAGTCCGTCAGCAAGTCTGAGATGGACCAGCTGTTGAGTGAGAAGGAGCAAAAAGTCAGTGGGCTTACCGTAGAGCTTGAGAGCTCCATCAGTCGACTTAGTGAGCTTCAAGAGCAGTTAGACCTAAAGACGAAAGAGTGCGAACAGCTCACTTCTGACCTCAAACAGCAACACAGCATCAGGGAGAATGAGAAGTGCGAGTTGGTAGAACAGCTGCAGATGCAGTGCACCCAGAAAGGTAATTTAGAGCAAGAGATGGCCGAAAAACTTCAGGCCCTCGAGGAACGCAACCAGCAGTATAAACAAAAGCTTGAAAGTCAAAGGGAGGAATTTG
It encodes:
- the golga4 gene encoding golgin subfamily A member 4 isoform X1; this encodes MFKKLKQKINEEQSPQRNAQSPQQAQISSGERRSSQTPPFSDGTPSPSDREVLAGMIAEPAFLSEYTIFALDHSKRPQTAQVASVSASKGALRSPRGSINGDGSASPHKEEPQSFAQKLQLKVPSVESLIRSGASRAENLFRSPSKDNLVRTSSRESLTPLGENESPSAPAYDPPSDIESEAEEPPGSVESLSKEQLLHRMLRVERSLGKYRGKYSELVTAYRTVQREKEKTQAILSQSQDKALRRIGELREELQMDQQAKKHLQDEFDAALEEKDQMITVLQTQVALLKKRIQVGPDGSLSPEGEVRQSEAAEVSASPTQSPLKEHEVEPEVTEGEGNSDPTKLMEALQKRVKRQENLLQKCKEVMRTHKERSAQLSSENETLQEQLQERLQELEKMKELHTTEKTKLITQLRDAKNLIEQLEQDKGMVIAETKRQMHETLEMKEEEIAQLRSRLQQAIAQKEVVQEQKEKAEKSAFEELERALGVAQRAEEARKQLQVQLEEQVKEIEQASEEERKSLQQELTRVKQEVVTIMKKSSEETVANMEKLHSEALAAKEEEMKEKISKAAEQCKEEFAQLAKEQEQQAALALEDAELQKTALRTEADNKVKEIQLELEAARTRILELESSVNKISQEEAGLSHELSSQLEELKNKHKEQISALEEKHHEQLEKHKGTLTQQHNAALEELKERHGAEMETLLKDKELQFQAHVKEMNQKTLEKLDAKQAELEALSAELSEVLKSKQLLEEKLSAAEDAHSLALQEHETRFQDQVSKHSEELENVRREHDQSLGGIEKTLKEELNALKIVLNEKEKEIEQHVLKEKTLQEESHSTAQDLESKIKELEALQKTLSESQLEIESLKESNAQLNKITEDLDKCKKELTDLEYQLEAAKNECQQKEKSLQETEHQLEESRKELLEKEKSFTSELNTRLEEQTRLKKQLDDEKAAHEAKLKNTITDMEGKLKSQETKMENIKQKAKEMQEKFKKKLQQNEENMKKELAKKEEELQKKEQQVQEKILEMAQKSSQGLSNTVSELQVNHKEEVEKLHATHKHEIEELERRWQERLGQQEEELMEKHSVILQEKVQELEEVSQQLSRSRAENEQVMGEIRGLKEDLAIRETTVQKLQEELNEAALKLESLAKSEALLKEQMESVERNLNQALGERNALQDKLNETEEESREKLKAWSDKLNEAEKQLEVLEGARCKESADLQSKFEETSIQLNAKEAELQQQMIKMSNQMSHYCKEVQSKVECGSNELQQKVESRLKELEDKLLSGQKKVGHLKNIILTKADQICTLEESVRQQTEENKNLCISLEQMTAQVNAHMEHIKALTHEGETHSQSISEHVQKIEELSQANRVISETLKANELHISSLESVVCDLKNQLASNIKEKEEAINQLKQQYEEERQKAAAQMERLDQERQSALEQADTLRTSLSELEMKFTQSDNTTGSLQARLEELEREIAEKNEALQRLTATIDNQSVSKSEMDQLLSEKEQKVSGLTVELESSISRLSELQEQLDLKTKECEQLTSDLKQQHSIRENEKCELVEQLQMQCTQKGNLEQEMAEKLQALEERNQQYKQKLESQREEFERLKNEIIKSKDESLKETEERLKETEERLSESTRKGSELKKKAEQRISHFKKQLTEKEQTITTLQTSLDELKSNETSVQKHIETLEEKTKSLEDTLVKLKEEQAKHLEQVLHNERLEKEKSLEELKVMYEDKLTSLQSDAVQQGQLKDTESALHEIEAKLKEAEEQNGNLLAEINRLRGEISEKDAQLEQHQATAREVQNPSETEVKVECSSMQQTKSVMENELENHSPAQEVDDEDSLQSLKNKLSQVKNEKEKIHKDFVRLQKDMRSLRKEHDHDLEYLKKELLEENEKKLKLELEDLEMKHNSAMKQIMREFNAQMSLKEKELNTAVREAIAKAQSVEEELISSHREETSQLRKVISQKEDDLHKTVQKYEQVIQSREEEMGDRVWQVQKQLEELRGRTQDTSEEQMTPEELKAQLAEKTTLLSEARLREQQFVEKIHSLEDKIKCFHRNTVVTHLGSTFKDPGLNISNAFSEPTEIEYLRKVLFEYMMGRETKTMAKVITSMLKFPPDQAQKVLDKEDSKPIPWLR